A window of the Trichoderma asperellum chromosome 6, complete sequence genome harbors these coding sequences:
- a CDS encoding uncharacterized protein (TransMembrane:8 (i106-134o140-158i332-351o363-381i388-406o412-431i443-463o475-498i)), producing the protein MPSPTDDETPFPALSHSASLSALDRSHLSPHDAFTYPLRQAYDGDGAADPLSHLRHLKDDRSRSRRRKRAWKKLMWVKQSYPDNYTDQATFLENLQRNPRLKPYDFWPLVADSTVILQHVCSVSLFVVCFVGIYQERVSPVSLVGGSTFATFLGWILWERWVSEEMNQEEEVSASGIAASATKSESIRRRARAASIRRPIITPRITSVTPSSSSRPSSEAASSRPSAGNSTVNIQIQIPESERLRTSRPAHHSSTTTSPSSTNSPASPTSPTSPTSPTSSTSPISPISLKEPSQNATGADGGQPLLRRASSDVIPDFAPIPNEANRLHQRLGTIKSAILIYCTLLGLSPILKSLTQSTSSDSIWAMSLWLLAINIFFFDYSGGVGAKFPASLSTNAALMASTVLASRLPSTKQVFCLTLFSIEVFGLFPVFRRYVQHRSFRQHAILTVLLILGAGWGVGVVMREPSPDYWPWKRGLGGMVVSVLIAAIATGGCSWWLIGLQRYKNEIRGPWDPARPIIMSRQRWEN; encoded by the exons atGCCCTCGCCGACTGACGACGAAACGCCGTTTCCTGCGCTGAGCCACTCCGCGAGCCTCAGCGCGCTGGATCGCTCGCACCTATCGCCCCACGATGCCTTCACGTATCCGCTGCGGCAGGCCTacgatggcgacggcgcgGCCGATCCGCTATCCCATTTGAGGCACCTGAAGGATGACCGTAGCAGGAGCCGGAGGCGCAAGAGGGCTTGGAAGAAGCTCATGTGGGTGAAGCAGTCGT ATCCAGACAACTATACCGATCAGGCAACATTTCTCGAAAACTTACAACGCAACCCGAGACTGAAACCCTACGACTTCTGGCCGCTGGTGGCCGACTCGACCGTCATCCTGCAGCACGTCTGCTCCGTCAGCCTCTTCGTCGTGTGCTTCGTCGGCATCTACCAGGAGCGCGTCTCGCCCGTCTCGCTCGTCGGCGGGAGCACCTTTGCGACGTTTCTCGGCTGGATCCTGTGGGAGCGATGGGTCTCGGAGGAAATGAaccaggaggaggaggtgagCGCGAGCGGCATCGCGGCCTCTGCGACCAAGAGCGAGAGCATACGGCGGCGGGCTCGCGCAGCTAGCATTCGTCGGCCCATCATTACACCACGCATCACGTCCGTTACGCCGAGTAGCAGCAGTCGTCCTTCGTCCGAGGCGGCCTCCTCAAGGCCATCTGCTGGCAATTCGACGGTCAATATTCAGATTCAGATTCCAGAGAGCGAGCGGTTGCGGACAAGCCGCCCAGCTCACCACTCTTCTACTACcacttctccctcttcgacCAACTCTCCGGCTTCTCCTACTTCTCCTACTTCCCCTACTTCGCCTACGTCATCTACGTCACCTATATCGCCCATATCACTCAAGGAGCCTTCTCAGAATGCAACTGGCGCGGACGGCGGCCAGCCGTTGCTGCGCAGAGCCAGCTCAGATGTGATTCCGGACTTTGCGCCAATCCCCAACGAGGCGAATCGGCTGCACCAGCGTCTCGGGACGATCAAGTCAGCCATACTGATTTACTGCACGCTCCTCGGCCTCAGCCCCATCCTCAAATCCCTTACGCAATCCACGTCGAGCGACAGCATATGGGCCATGTCCCTCTGGCTGCTCGCCatcaacatcttcttcttcgactaCTCGGGCGGCGTGGGCGCAAAGTTCCCCGCCTCGCTATCTACCAACGCGGCCCTGATGGCCTCGACCGTGCTGGCCAGCCGGCTGCCCTCCACAAAGCAGGTCTTTTGCCTGACGCTCTTCAGCATCGAGGTGTTTGGCCTATTCCCCGTGTTCAGGCGCTACGTCCAGCACCGCAGCTTCCGGCAGCACGCCATCCTCACGGTGCTGCTGATCCTCGGGGCGGGATGGGGCGTGGGCGTGGTGATGCGCGAGCCCAGCCCGGACTACTGGCCGTGGAAGCGCGGCCTCGGCGGCATGGTTGTGAGCGTGCTGATTGCGGCGATTGCGACGGGCGGGTGCAGCTGGTGGCTGATTGGGCTGCAGAGGTATAAGAATGAGATTCGAGGGCCTTGGGATCCGGCGAGGCCTATTATCATGAGCAGGCAGCGGTGGGAAAATTAG
- a CDS encoding uncharacterized protein (TransMembrane:1 (o53-76i)) — protein sequence MQLVPSAARMALPLVSSRLVSSCIASHRLASSRICLCIALHRLSKIVPSSPRLVHLLVLGAGGLRFTACLCLYRLVMLKFSCIRYVQNQRSLLGEKTARLLWSPASAEPSAVRLGSAQLTSRFCR from the coding sequence ATGCAACTTGTGCCATCAGCCGCTCGAATGGCTCTgcctctcgtctcgtctcgtctcgtctcgtcttgCATCGCATCACATCGCCTTGCATCGTCGCGTATTTGCCTTTGCATCGCCTTGCATCGCCTTTCCAAGATTGTGCCTAGCTCTCCTCGCCTTGTCCATCTACTGGTGCTTGGTGCTGGAGGGCTCCGCTTTACTGCCTGTCTTTGCCTGTATCGGCTGGTCATGTTGAAATTCAGCTGCATACGCTACGTCCAGAACCAGAGAAGCTTACTAGGGGAAAAGACAGCTCGTCTTCTCTGGTCACCGGCTTCAGCTGAGCCCAGCGCAGTCCGGCttggctcagctcagctcactTCAAGGTTTTGTCGCTGA
- a CDS encoding uncharacterized protein (MEROPS:MER0037236~EggNog:ENOG41) has product MATYQAAKTQFVKVDGCTFAYRLLGQSHGIPLVFIPGFKQTMDYWDPALVNPLAAQRPVLLIDNAGVGRSEGKIPDTFAGWAEHYTAVIKQILGQSSKVDVLGYSMGGCVAQLMALNAPEQVRRLVLCGTIPSSGDGVKPSPDGKAFKRLKAARTAEEERQAFLDGFFVQRSERSQEAGKRAWERIINNRSDAGEVRCEPVPPGPAHKQALAFVRFMDKKNASEGSYERLRQLRLPVLIANGCDDLLLPTDNSILIWKMLSFADARLHLFPDSGHGFLYQYADEFAKLVNDFLGANGSSSSGGGGGGSSSIRDSRL; this is encoded by the exons ATGGCTACTTACCAGGCGGCCAAAACGCAGTTTGTCAAGGTAGACGGCTGTACCTTTGCCTATCGACTGCTCGGCCAATCGCATGGCATCCCGCTGGTATTTATCCCAGGGTTCAA ACAGACCATGGATTACTGGGATCCAGCGTTGGTCAATCCTCTTGCGGCTCAGCGCCCAGTGCTGCTGATTGATAACGCTGGAGTTGGCCGATCTGAGGGCAAAATTCCCGATACCTTTGCCGGCTGGGCAGAGCACTACACTGCCGTAATCAAGCAGATTCTTGGCCAGAGCAGCAAGGTTGATGTTTTGGGTTATTCGATGGGCGGCTGCGTTGCGCAGCTTATGGCCTTGAACGCGCCAGAACAGGTGCGACGATTGGTGCTGTGCGGGACGATTCCCAGTTCCGGAGACGGCGTTAAACCGTCTCCTGATGGCAAGGCATTCAAGCGTCTCAAAGCGGCCAGAActgcggaggaggagcggcAAGCCTTCCTGGATGGGTTCTTTGTGCAGCGCTCTGAGCGTAGTCAGGAAGCAGGCAAGAGGGCATGGGAGCGCATTATTAACAACAGAAGCGATGCCGGCGAGGTGAGATGCGAACCAGTACCCCCAGGGCCAGCTCATAAGCAGGCGCTTGCGTTTGTCAGGTTCATGGATAAGAAAAATGCCTCCGAAGGCAGCTATGAGCGGCTCCGACAGCTGCGTCTGCCCGTGCTAATCGCCAATG GTTGCGACGATTTGCTGCTACCTACTGACAACAGCATCCTGATATGGAAGATGCTTAGCTTCGCGGATGCACGACTGCATCTGTTTCCAGATTCGGGGCATGGGTTCCTGTACCAATACGCCGATGAATTCGCGAAACTTGTAAATGATTTCCTtggcgccaatggcagcagcagcagcggcggcggcggcggcggcagtaGCTCGATTCGCGACAGTCGGCTTTGA
- a CDS encoding uncharacterized protein (EggNog:ENOG41~TransMembrane:1 (n5-16c21/22o152-170i)~SECRETED:SignalP(1-21)), whose amino-acid sequence MTVKITSLLMTILYVTGLVLSAPTPKNTVSEPLAAITKPSQPQTPSTERASWVNEKRARIFRVDRALLAKLSKSNKPSKYFLDATLDLIETSQDIEGVPVFAGDKGKTVTIDPNGDLMASYGSEKFVPVWGHEGKHHGHHHRRPPHDLGQKFAFFILGFSLALAIICSCMRSLCSQEDLETTSPASDPSTAEKGTSSEVRNEKV is encoded by the exons aTGACCGTCAAGATCACATCTCTCCTCATGACTATCCTCTACGTTACGGGGTTGGTACTAAGTGCCCCTACGCCGAAAAACACCGTCTCGGAGCCCCTTGCCGCCATCACAAAGCCCTCACAACCCCAGACCCCATCAACCGAGCGAGCCTCATGGGTCAACGAGAAGCGAGCTCGCATCTTCAGAGTCGACAGGGCCTTGTTGGCAAAACTTTCCAAGAGCAATAAGCCATCAAAATACTTCCTTGATGCAACGCTCGATCTTATTGAGACGAGCCAGGACATCGAGGGGGTTCCCGTCTTTGCCGGTGACAAGGGGAAGACGGTCACCATTGATCCAAACGGCGACCTGATGGCATCATATGGCTCAGAGAAGTTCGTTCCTGTCTGGGGCCACGAGGGGAAGCACCAtggacatcatcatcgtcgtcctccTCATGACCTTGGTCAGAAATTTGCCTTTTTCATCTTGGgtttctctcttgctcttgccaTTATCTGCTCCTGTATGAGAAG TCTATGTTCTCAGGAAGATCTCGAGACGACTAGTCCTGCCTCTGATCCAAGTACGGCCGAAAAAGGGACGTCCTCGGAGGTCCGGAACGAGAAGGTCTAA